GAaagtaaaataactttttatgttttagtgTAGGATGTtacaataattgaaaaataaaatagcttCTTCTGTTTTTAGTAattattgtgaatttttttttaatgtgggTACTTATTTTGTTTGCACATTCATATCCTCTTAGTAACTAGCATTGAAACCACATTTTTATTATCCTTTACCCTACTCtcttctattatttttattaaatattttgaagtctAACCAAACCTTCTGTATTCtttgaataataattaatgaGTTGTTAGCTCATACCTTCTGTGTATACTGTGAATAATAATGAGTAGTTTGCTTATGagaatatcaaaattaattctttggatgtttcttctttaaaatttcaatCATTACAATTATCAATCATTATATACATTGAAGCAATGTAATgctattttgattttattatataaatttattaaatttgtgagtcatattttataattataatatgatatttttatattaagaaattGTTAGTATTGATACATATGCTTACTTCATAATTATACATATTCTTGTTTtagtaattattaaaatttaaattagtcaactaaaaatatatgaatttgcaaataaaaaaactagaaaatttcatatgtaaaaataattaagatctctttataaattttaactttaagcCCTCAAACTTGTTCAACCAGTCGATACTAGTATATTTAGTCAGCAGGtgtatgatcatcatattaattaatacaTACACCAAATggaaaatgttatatatatatgtgtgtataaaTATACTACCATATAAGTTACCATAATACGTATTATTTTTGGGTTTCAGAAAAAAAGGTTGAGATGAAAAAAGAGATTTTTCATGACAAGGATGTATTCAATGAAGAATACAAGGAAATGAATAGAAGCTTAAGGATATATGTGTATCCCCACAAGAAGGATGATCCTTTtgcaaatattttattaacaGTTGATGATGAACCATTAGGGAACTATGCAAGCGAGAGTTATTTCAAGAAATCcctttttaaaagtcatttcaTCACAAAAGACCCCAAAGAAGCTGATCTTTTTTATCTTCCATTTTCTATAACAAACATGAGAAATGACAAGAGGGTAGGGGTTGGTGGAATCCAAGATTTTGTCAAAGAATATGTAGAtgagattagtgaaaaatatCCTTATTGGAATAGGTCAGGAGGGGCTGATCATTTCTATGTTGCTTGTCATTCTATTGGAAGGTCATCAATGGAGAAAGCTATTCGTGTTAAGTTGAATGCTATCCAAGTTGTTTGCTCTTCAAGTTACTTTCTATCTGGTTATGTTCCTCATAAAGATGCTTCCATTCCTCAAATTTGGCCTAGAAAAGGACCATCACCTACAAATGCTCCTTCGCGGAGGTACGTGCATTATATTTTAGTCCCTCATCACCTTTTTAGTACGTTCTAAAAAGAATCATGCCCTtccatgttttattttattaagtaaaCTTACTCtcaattatgatatgtgcttaGTTAGCTATATACAGCCATAGTAATattataacatatataaattatatgttcTAACTAAGGAgatttttaatttgtaaaagTCTTTCTTTCTTAGTTAGGTAGCCAGGAAAACACAAACATGTAAAATTAAagagtttttattttatatattgtttgTGTAAATATCTTTTTACTCCATAATATTGAAAggtaattaattagttagtcTTTTTAAACTATAAGAATATTTAAACTCTTGCAAATAAGATATTCCATTGGTTCCACTTTATATGACTTACGTCACtctaaaaaagaaagatatattTCTACATTTGTTacttataatttaactttaaaatgcctCATTTTGCTCTAAATAACATGATTTCTAGCCACACAATTCAGGAAAAAGTTGGCTTTTTTCGCGGGAGCAATGAACTCGAGATTACGTGAAAACCTGGTTAAAACATGGAATAATGATTCAGAGATCATGGTGCACCGCGGCCGCATGAAAACACCATACTCAGAGGCGTTATTGAACAGTAAATACTGCATTCATGCTAAAGGGTTTGAGATTAACACTGCACGAATTGGTGACGCTCTTTACTACGGTTGTGTTCCAGTCATATTGGCTGACCATTATGATCTCCCATACGCTGACATTCTTAATTGGGAAAGTTTCTCCGTCATTGTTTCATCCcttgatattcaaaaactaaagcAAATTCTCCAATCAATAGACTACAATCACTACGTGAAGCTTCAAAACAATGTAATGCGGGTCAAAAAGCATTTTCTATGGAACTCATTTTCCaaagattttgatatttttcataTGGTTATGTATGAGTTGTGGATTCGACGAAGCCATTTGCGACACTTCTACTGAACAAATTCTATTTCTCAAGGgcaatatttcattttttcctcATATGAATTGTTGgttttatttgtatatgttcTATTTTTACCTAACAAAGAACATTTAGCTTATGTGGAGAACTCTATTATATGCCTTAATTACCTAGTGTTCACGCACAAACTAGATGTCATGCTATAGTTTATTTATGATCcagaaaagggtctaaaatgaCCCCTCAACTATTTGAATTGATGATCCCCAAATACTTTCAACGTCAATCTTTTAACTCAAAATAATCTTATGTATAACTGTCTGTATTCATAAGATGGATGGAGGACACAATATTGTACCAAATTCCATAGTTTAAATGCATTTTGAGTCATttatagttaaaataatttgaaattacttaaaatttaagcttatataattaaaataattttaaattcgaTAGtaatgaaaagataaaaaaggaTAATCCTATACTTTTACACCTCCCACTCACCCCTTCACTTTTTCTCTCTTCCACTCTTTTCAAATTTGGATCTTGTCCACAATTTgaaatttagttcttttttgtCAACTTTTGAGAAAACAAGAGacaaaaaggaggaaaataacGACAACATACATATTGTCACaccactttatttattttaacaatagtTAAGGTTGTGACGAgtcttttaaaataaagtaaaagttaaatattttttttagaattgctacttgaaattgaattttttctaagtgttttaagTGATTTCGTAGTTTCTAATTTTAAAGGAAATAACTCTTCATTTTAGTCTACGAAATTAAAATTGGGTAAGGAATTCCATTGACCTGGGAAGGTGTGAGACACCCCCGAGTCCCGTGGATTTTAGCACGGGCGCTTTATTAATTCATGTTTGgctaaaaatgttttttttgaataaaacgCAAATTCAAGTTAGTTGCTAATTTTTCATATTGATACAATTtcagaaaaaaatcattttagtgaaattttcaGTTTTGCACAAAATGACACATTGTTCTCTTTTGAAAGATAGTTATAATTATAGTCAGTTTTCTCTAATAGTTAAATTACTAACCAAATATAGtcgattttatattttttgttccaATActcatttcatatatttatttaagagaaaaaaaaattctatatatattttttaaaggaCTTACAAAATGacagatttatatttttttgcaaaaatgaccaattttgtcttttgtttttGCAAAAACAACCtattttttttgctaatttttttttttttgcaaaaatgaccaattttgtattttgttttttcaaaacaacctatttttttctttagcaAAGAATGAGTTTACTTATCAATCCAACGATgaggtaaaattaattaaacaccacattaataataaacatatatgtacataataataaagtataaccatataaaattcacaatagacttaactaaatcaaaataaacgtaatataaacaattgaatcaaaatataaaaagaacatGAAACatcaatttatgattaaattgtGAAGTGTAAAAATAAATACCTAAATGTGATAACAAGCAAATAACGGAAGCAAATTAGTTGAACCACAAACTTACACaaagatgaaatattttttttttctttctaagaAGACTTTCTACTCTCTATTCTtatgatatttttcttcttctgatttccctcttctcttattttttccttctttattattgttcttctctttgaaatgaaagaagaatGAATTTAAATAGATGGTGAATATTAATAATCATTTCTTTAAATCTTAAGAATAATTGCATGCATTGAACTCTTTGCATTCCCAATGTGCCACCCAAGATGAtcaatataattcttttttctttttatttttccaagATAAGATTAATTAAAAAGTCTTTTAGATGAgccatttctttcttttatggAAAAGCAAACCAGTCAAAATTCctaacataattattaaaaatatttatacatactttaaaataattaataaaattttcaatatttaaactGCTATAATGTACCGTAATATAAGTTATTTAcgtttctttttttctcaaattgggTCCACTTTTATTAACCGAAAAAACATCACTACCCACTTTTCTCTTTCTAATTTTTACCCACATCTTGTCTCACTCTCTTTCACAACGATATTTCCTCTAATTCATACGTTTTTCAACATTCtttcacatttttcaaaaaaaattaaaataaattctctCATTTAATTTCCTGTtcatttgtttttcattttttttatcttccgCTTCTCTCTCTTTCGTAGctactatttatttttcacaaattcGTGATTTGTTTTCATGTTTGAGATTTTATAGATTGTGGTAATCTACATTGACattcatacatcatatattttttgatatttcatacatccatatttaataattttaatttttttttgcttatagGGTTACTAATGTACAAGTGAATACTATTTAGATAtgattttggtaaaaaaaatcggaagaagaagaagaaaagaggaaaaataaaacatagaagaataagaagaagaagaagaagaggaagaggaagaggaagaggaagaggaagaggaagaaagaaagatgaggaggaggaagaggaggaggaggaagatgaagaagtagaagaagaggaagaggaagaggaagaggaagaggaagaggaagaggaggatgaggaggatgaggatgaagaggaagaggaggaagaagaataaaaagaaagaagaagaagaaaatgaagatgaagaggaagaagaggaagaggaagaggaagaggaagaagaagaagaagaacaaagaagaggaagaaaattGTGTTCATATCAGAATTGTATTCATATTAGTTTTTGTTTgttaattgttttcttttactcaacatttgtattttcattaagaataataatttagaTTGTGATTTGGTGAAGAAAAAACACTAAGGAACATATCGGACGAAGTAGAAGAGGGAGAGAGTGAGAGAAGAAGGTTGAAAAATTGTATTCATACGAGCATTATgttcatattaaattttgtttgttaattgttttcttttactcaacatttttatttttattaagaacattgcatttcttttttagtttgtagTCATTTCATAAGGTATGCcaaataaatttgtattttctaAGCAGAGATATATCCTATTTTTTTCCACAatcaatttgtattttatttttagaatattgtattattttaaatatgtattctatttttttgtagAATCTTTTATCCCTATTTATTTCACAATCAATCTGTACTTTTGTAGGATATTGTGCAATTCCTCAACATATTATATTGTTTCCACCATGTATGCTATTTTTTCAGAATCTTGTATCTTTTCATAAATCACATTCCATATGcaatgattaaaatatattgGGATACACtgagtaatatttttataatataaatgaaagaaaaatatagttgACTATCATATCTGGgatacaatttttaattttcattatgaaagtaaaatatcaattttaatttcaatgGTAAAGTGAACAAATAAAGTATAAAAACTATGGTATACAATTACTGATGATAATTTTAAGTGAcatgttccttttttttaacaaatttttttatctcccttgattttcttgtttccattattaaataatagttGTATTCTtgtaaattaaacaaataaaaaacttaaatcaGATAAATAACAAACtaacataatgaaattttaaataaatactgAAAGTGTGGCTAAAGAATCctattaaatgtcaaaatattgacattttgaaaaaatttccatataaatttattaattgaataataactaaataagtaatctaaaaatttaaaataggcCCAAAATGTAAATCCATTTGATCAAGaccccaaaataaaaaaaaatcaatccaCTAACACAAAATCCAAACATCTAAACTATTTTGAAGATCATACACAACAAATAaggtagaaaataaaaataaaaaataaaaacaaaattcaaacaataaaattcaAGCAAAAACTTCAACATGATAAGACTTAAAAAACTAACAAAACAATATAAATTCGGCATCAAAACGACTTATATAGTTAAAAAGAAGTGATATTGACGGATTGGGATAAAGGATGAGAGGGGAAAAATATTGACATATATTTTCGGGTGAATGGGGATCGTCAGAAAACTTCGCCGAAAATCTTTTTAACGGATTTtggacataaaatttatataaaaggaTAGCCCTCAAAGAGTTCTACACATATATGTAAAGAATATAAGAGGAGGATGACCGAAATtccataaatataaataaaaaaagaagatttatATTTGGTTTTTCTTAGATCTATGGAGTATGGCTATGGATAAGGATGAATGGTTTGCATATTTGTGTAGAGGagggtaaaagaaagaaatggtaATATTTTTGGAGATTTTTCAAGCGAAGGGGTGGTGGCCGCCGGGGGTAGGGCAAGGggacaagaaaataaaatatatattttttaattattggagtttttgttttttttagtagGGTTCCATAAGAGCCCTTGgataaaaatatcatgaatggTTGGCTCATACTGCCTAAGATATGCATATGGTGcatattgcccatgaataaagaACTGATGTGTATTGCATGTTAATAAGGACTGATTTGCATTGCACATGAAAGAAAGACTAGTGTGTATTGCACATGAATGCAATATAGATGCGTATCTCATGGGATTTGGATTGGTACATCTTGCTCATGAAAGAAAGGATAGTACGTTTTGCACGTGATTAAAGGACGAGTGCATATTTGCATGAAATTCAGATTGGTAcgtattgcacgaaattcaAATTGGTGCGAATTGCACAAAATCAAACTGGTGTATATTTCACATGAATAAAGGATGATGCGTATTCCAcatgaataaaggatgtgtGTGTATTGCGTGGAATTAGATGGGTAAGTATTGCTTGAAGCTCTCGAATTGAGAGAAAAAATGTGAATAGAATGAGATGAAACAACAAACACGTAAAGACGTTGGAGAACTTCCTTTTTGTGATATTTCATTCTTGACTTGTAATCCCGCGTTTTCTTTTGTTCCTGTGTTgagcaaaataaaaagaaaattg
This portion of the Solanum pennellii chromosome 12, SPENNV200 genome encodes:
- the LOC107006757 gene encoding probable glycosyltransferase At5g03795, with amino-acid sequence MSRLNRKGSMLIKPNIIALITSSLIVFYIFSASRLILLHPHQTWIHNLDSSPKLRDFVVDHHNKPKQDEDTHLLLAKNTSSEPFPNTHHLPKPKLQLSSSTEKKVEMKKEIFHDKDVFNEEYKEMNRSLRIYVYPHKKDDPFANILLTVDDEPLGNYASESYFKKSLFKSHFITKDPKEADLFYLPFSITNMRNDKRVGVGGIQDFVKEYVDEISEKYPYWNRSGGADHFYVACHSIGRSSMEKAIRVKLNAIQVVCSSSYFLSGYVPHKDASIPQIWPRKGPSPTNAPSRRKKLAFFAGAMNSRLRENLVKTWNNDSEIMVHRGRMKTPYSEALLNSKYCIHAKGFEINTARIGDALYYGCVPVILADHYDLPYADILNWESFSVIVSSLDIQKLKQILQSIDYNHYVKLQNNVMRVKKHFLWNSFSKDFDIFHMVMYELWIRRSHLRHFY